The Candidatus Cloacimonadota bacterium genome includes the window TTGCAGGAAGATAAGATGGGAAATATTAAATCGGTTTCATCCGGATCAAAAGCATACTTGATCACATTCAAACAGGTTTCTTCGACGGCAAGTTGCAGTTGTTTTATCTGCTTTTCTTCCAATCCCGCTTTTTTGGAAATGCTTCCAACCAGATCGATAATAGTTGAAAGATACTAGGGTTCTGCCTGGATTTTGATACTGGTGATTGTTTGGTATTTCATTGATTTTCTAATATTAAATATCTTTATTGAGCATTCCAATCAACGAAATCTGCCTTCCTTTCAGTTCATCTCTTCGATAAGAAAAATAGTTCTCATCCTCGAAAGTGCAGATGTCGATATTCTCGATATTTTTGAGAGAAATTCCTGCTTCTTTCAGTTGATGAAGCAGAACTTTTTTAATATTCAGAAAGGAAAATTGCTGCTCGATTCCGGTTGAATTCACAAAATTTACAAAAGTGTTTTGATCAACTTCATAACATTTTTCACAAATCGATGGACCGAGTTTCACTAAAATATTTTCGGGGTTTGATTTGAAATTTTTCATCAATATTTTCAGAGTTTCTCGAACAATATTTTTCCGTGTTCCTTCTCTCCCTGAATGAACGACAGCAATTACTTTTATGATCGGATCGAACATCAAGATCGGAACGCAATCTGCTGTTTTGATGGCAAGGAAAATGTTCTTTTCATTTGTTATCAAAGCATCGACAGCAGGAATTGGAGTTTGGGTAATTCCGGCTCCGATATCATTTTGACTTACGATTTGAACTGAATTTCCATGGATTTGTTCAGCC containing:
- the pgeF gene encoding peptidoglycan editing factor PgeF produces the protein MWERENGSGIFHHFGNKDLSLSELKKNDQIKIDGFVIPASQIVLAEQIHGNSVQIVSQNDIGAGITQTPIPAVDALITNEKNIFLAIKTADCVPILMFDPIIKVIAVVHSGREGTRKNIVRETLKILMKNFKSNPENILVKLGPSICEKCYEVDQNTFVNFVNSTGIEQQFSFLNIKKVLLHQLKEAGISLKNIENIDICTFEDENYFSYRRDELKGRQISLIGMLNKDI